The following are from one region of the Candidatus Trichorickettsia mobilis genome:
- a CDS encoding DegT/DnrJ/EryC1/StrS family aminotransferase, with protein MEIQFLNLKKAYIELKTELDQLWQDLNNDSYYILGNRLKAFEQEFANYLGVKHVIGVANGLDALTLSIRALDIGTGDEVIVSAHTFIASWLAISETGAIPVPVEVNNENYLLDISKIKQAITNKTRGIMPVHLYGRVCNMEEILTIAKQYNLKVIEDAAQAHGSVDSVSGKKAGTLGDCSGFSFYPGKNLGCFGDGGCVTTNDDQLAEKLKLLRNYGSKIRYNHQIISGNSRLDELQAGVLAIKLKYLDEWNKRRQKIANIYLQELNSVRDLVLPEYDSGNVWHIFPIRTSKREQLKEFLTSNKVGVIIHYPTPIYLQPAYKSMNLKPAAFPITERICSEILSLPIGPHLSEEEAVMCAKKVREFFE; from the coding sequence ATGGAAATTCAATTCTTAAATTTAAAAAAAGCTTATATTGAGCTCAAGACTGAGTTAGATCAATTATGGCAAGATTTAAATAATGATAGTTATTATATTTTAGGAAATCGTTTAAAAGCATTTGAACAGGAATTTGCTAATTACTTAGGAGTAAAACATGTTATTGGTGTTGCAAATGGACTTGATGCTCTAACTTTAAGTATTAGAGCTTTAGATATTGGTACAGGTGATGAAGTTATAGTCTCCGCACATACATTCATCGCATCATGGTTAGCTATCTCAGAGACTGGTGCTATTCCTGTTCCAGTTGAAGTTAATAACGAAAACTATCTTTTAGATATTTCCAAAATCAAACAAGCAATTACGAATAAAACACGAGGTATTATGCCAGTCCATCTATATGGACGCGTTTGTAATATGGAAGAAATTCTGACGATAGCAAAGCAATATAACTTGAAAGTGATAGAAGATGCCGCTCAAGCGCATGGATCTGTGGATTCGGTTAGCGGTAAAAAAGCTGGAACATTAGGTGATTGCTCTGGTTTTAGTTTTTACCCTGGAAAAAACTTAGGATGCTTTGGTGACGGTGGATGCGTTACTACTAATGATGATCAACTCGCTGAAAAACTTAAATTACTACGTAATTATGGCAGCAAAATACGTTATAATCATCAAATAATTAGTGGCAATAGCCGCTTAGATGAGTTGCAAGCAGGAGTGCTTGCAATCAAATTAAAATATCTTGATGAATGGAATAAGAGACGTCAAAAAATTGCTAACATTTACTTACAAGAATTGAACAGTGTAAGGGATCTTGTTTTGCCAGAATATGATAGCGGCAATGTTTGGCATATTTTTCCTATAAGAACCTCAAAGCGTGAACAATTAAAAGAATTTTTGACTTCTAATAAAGTTGGCGTTATTATCCACTATCCTACACCGATATATCTGCAACCTGCTTATAAATCTATGAATCTAAAACCAGCTGCTTTCCCTATAACTGAAAGAATCTGTTCAGAAATATTAAGCTTGCCAATAGGACCACATTTAAGTGAGGAAGAGGCTGTAATGTGCGCTAAGAAAGTAAGAGAGTTTTTTGAGTAA
- a CDS encoding FdtA/QdtA family cupin domain-containing protein → MMMSLLYKLVQIPRFSDDRGSLSFVEFDQILDFSIKRVYWLYDFKKDRGGHAHKDLQQFIFCTHGSVDFILDDGQNRESVTLDSPDKGLYIIKPLWREVTNFQNNPQVIVLASDIYKESDYIKSYEEFKTWKFNS, encoded by the coding sequence ATGATGATGTCTCTACTTTATAAATTAGTTCAAATTCCTCGTTTTTCCGATGATAGAGGTAGTCTTTCCTTTGTTGAATTTGATCAAATATTAGATTTTTCAATAAAACGTGTTTATTGGCTTTATGATTTTAAAAAAGATCGTGGTGGACATGCACATAAAGATTTACAGCAGTTTATTTTTTGTACTCATGGATCTGTAGATTTCATTTTAGATGATGGTCAAAATAGAGAATCAGTTACGTTAGATTCACCCGATAAAGGACTATATATTATTAAGCCTTTATGGCGTGAAGTAACCAACTTTCAGAACAACCCACAAGTAATTGTACTGGCTTCAGATATTTATAAAGAATCGGATTATATCAAATCATATGAGGAATTTAAAACATGGAAATTCAATTCTTAA
- a CDS encoding potassium-transporting ATPase subunit C, with the protein MKQDFIISSWLFILMVIVITFYSLIIYTVGHKLWPSEAKGNLIHDKNGMVRGSFLLGQSYTSERYFHGRPQLIFKDQCNVALYNEEFWNKLLLPTVKNQSIGSDIIMSVPSNSMLDPYITKNEAMNQAPKIAIARKLPLQTLKNIINTYNIKALTPFFVLDIVNVTILNSKLDNY; encoded by the coding sequence ATGAAACAAGATTTTATAATAAGTAGCTGGCTATTTATATTGATGGTCATAGTAATTACTTTTTACAGCCTGATTATTTATACTGTCGGGCATAAATTATGGCCGAGTGAAGCTAAAGGAAATTTAATTCATGATAAAAATGGAATGGTTAGAGGATCTTTTTTATTGGGTCAATCTTACACATCAGAAAGATATTTTCATGGTCGCCCACAATTAATTTTTAAAGATCAGTGTAACGTTGCGCTATATAATGAAGAATTCTGGAATAAATTACTGTTACCGACAGTAAAAAATCAATCTATCGGTAGCGATATTATAATGTCGGTTCCATCCAACTCTATGCTTGATCCTTACATCACAAAAAATGAAGCAATGAACCAAGCCCCTAAGATAGCAATCGCCAGAAAATTACCATTACAAACATTGAAAAACATTATTAATACTTATAACATTAAAGCATTAACACCATTTTTTGTTCTGGATATAGTTAACGTCACTATATTAAACTCAAAACTTGACAATTACTAG
- a CDS encoding HAD-IC family P-type ATPase — protein MSNPWLLRSNPILMIVWIIAFIATILAISQYYAKASDYKLSMIITFWLWMTIFFAKLAEVLVEIRWNKSDSVINYNKSEKIIKKIFAINDTNTDYHKKYVEVKCSSIKSGDLILLLSGEIVPFDGIVVAGTGYVNETDSTGALSPTLKSHSDYNNRLVTGSFIESSDWLIMQVTLSERKSFFAKLTKLLANIERQQGSNEIALQRIIWGLGILFISVLFSIAAIADYSGIKIPIIYLLDMVVILLPTTLSGLQHAIIMYGTGALKTKHIIIRDKVALDNAVDVNVVVLDKTGTITVGQREMVDFMAVDRELSEKFINTVLYLSSVLDDTTEGESIKHFTEHKLEEDIPNIDFSKYQYLPFAATHPISGCDYYYAPGFANDNKLYQQFDIRKGSITEICKYLELHPNALPENIRTEIINITEVCGSVLLVTLNHKIFGIIHLRDKLRKQIKKQIQKIQDDDILTIMLTGDNANIAGYIAKKLGMHAYYAEVTPEKKLEFIRNLQQQGYTVAMYGDGVGDIAALAQADIGITFDRSVESVKNASNVVLCNNNIANILDIRNVCRIMAIKLGALTVFSLGADIAKYFVIVPALFTTAFPSLSVLNLFYFNSLDSVILSSVMFNALVTLVLIPIVFSNPIYYSKHSLWRNLLLYGLGGILSPFIFIKTIDMFVHWLGLV, from the coding sequence ATGAGTAATCCGTGGCTTCTACGTAGTAATCCTATACTAATGATAGTATGGATTATAGCTTTTATAGCCACTATACTAGCAATATCTCAATATTATGCTAAAGCCAGCGATTATAAATTATCCATGATAATTACTTTCTGGCTATGGATGACTATATTTTTTGCAAAATTAGCTGAAGTATTAGTAGAAATAAGATGGAACAAAAGTGATTCTGTCATCAATTATAATAAATCAGAAAAAATTATAAAAAAAATCTTTGCAATTAATGATACTAATACTGATTACCATAAAAAATATGTAGAAGTGAAATGTAGCAGTATTAAATCAGGCGATCTGATACTATTATTATCAGGAGAAATAGTGCCTTTTGATGGAATAGTTGTTGCTGGAACTGGATATGTTAATGAGACTGATAGCACCGGAGCACTATCACCAACATTAAAAAGTCATAGTGATTATAACAATAGACTAGTTACCGGTAGTTTTATTGAAAGCAGTGATTGGCTAATCATGCAAGTAACTTTATCTGAACGCAAATCCTTCTTCGCCAAATTAACAAAATTACTTGCCAATATTGAACGACAACAGGGATCAAATGAAATAGCTTTACAAAGAATTATTTGGGGACTTGGGATACTATTTATTTCGGTATTATTTAGTATTGCCGCAATTGCAGATTATTCTGGTATAAAAATACCAATTATCTACTTATTAGATATGGTAGTTATTTTACTGCCTACTACTCTATCGGGACTACAACATGCTATCATTATGTATGGTACCGGCGCTTTAAAGACAAAACATATTATCATTCGCGACAAAGTAGCATTAGATAACGCCGTAGACGTCAATGTAGTAGTTTTAGATAAGACCGGCACGATAACAGTGGGGCAACGTGAGATGGTAGATTTCATGGCTGTAGACCGGGAACTATCAGAAAAATTTATTAATACCGTACTTTATTTATCTTCTGTCCTTGATGATACTACTGAAGGAGAAAGTATAAAACATTTTACTGAGCATAAGTTAGAGGAAGATATCCCCAACATTGACTTCTCCAAATATCAATATTTACCTTTTGCTGCGACTCACCCTATTAGTGGTTGTGATTATTATTATGCTCCTGGTTTTGCAAACGACAACAAACTATACCAACAATTTGATATTCGCAAAGGAAGCATTACTGAAATTTGTAAATACCTGGAATTACACCCTAATGCACTGCCAGAAAATATACGAACGGAAATCATAAATATCACTGAGGTATGTGGTTCAGTTTTATTAGTAACATTAAATCATAAGATTTTTGGGATCATTCATCTACGTGATAAATTAAGAAAACAAATAAAAAAACAAATTCAGAAAATACAGGATGATGATATCCTTACTATTATGCTAACTGGAGATAATGCAAATATTGCTGGTTATATTGCTAAAAAACTGGGTATGCACGCATATTACGCCGAAGTAACACCAGAAAAAAAATTAGAGTTCATTAGAAATTTACAACAACAAGGTTATACCGTTGCAATGTATGGCGATGGTGTTGGAGATATAGCAGCACTTGCACAAGCTGATATAGGTATTACTTTTGACCGCAGCGTGGAATCTGTAAAAAATGCCAGTAATGTAGTATTATGCAATAATAATATTGCCAATATACTTGATATACGCAATGTTTGCAGAATCATGGCTATCAAACTTGGTGCATTAACAGTGTTTTCCTTAGGCGCTGATATAGCAAAATATTTTGTTATAGTTCCAGCATTATTCACTACTGCCTTTCCATCTTTATCTGTACTAAATCTTTTTTATTTTAATTCACTCGACAGCGTAATTTTATCATCGGTAATGTTTAATGCCTTGGTAACTCTAGTATTGATACCTATAGTTTTTAGTAACCCAATATATTATAGTAAACACTCTTTATGGCGGAATCTTTTGCTCTATGGTCTTGGTGGTATATTATCGCCTTTCATCTTTATAAAAACGATTGATATGTTTGTGCATTGGCTTGGCCTGGTATGA
- a CDS encoding DUF2610 domain-containing protein, with product MKKFTINCDFGGQLSPFSIYIGQPEAAHHPLHFQADWLSKQRGGSVPADVMDAISKLQELANKNNVSLEELCVYALGTATDDKSPSQEGDTNSNNDNGVSNTNNSDQEESKNN from the coding sequence ATGAAAAAATTTACTATTAATTGTGACTTCGGTGGTCAGTTATCGCCTTTCTCAATTTATATTGGACAACCAGAAGCAGCTCATCATCCTTTACATTTTCAAGCTGATTGGTTATCAAAACAACGTGGTGGATCAGTTCCTGCGGACGTAATGGATGCGATATCTAAATTACAGGAACTTGCTAATAAAAACAATGTCTCTCTGGAAGAACTGTGTGTATATGCTCTTGGCACAGCAACAGACGATAAATCACCATCACAAGAAGGTGATACTAATAGTAATAATGATAATGGCGTATCAAATACCAATAACTCTGACCAAGAAGAATCTAAAAATAATTAA
- a CDS encoding inositol monophosphatase family protein, which yields MQPTTNSLITATRKATKFLQRDFFELEMLQNSSRGTQEFCTNSYLRTKNFLKEELQKHYQFLFFADEKYSVNDEATIIVFVNPIEGIQNLGKSIPFFAITVTYLKKIQQEFVPIFSIINFPVLNEVYYAEKGSGVWSESDSRTSSKVTRLRASSCGNIEQAIVVTNDTTTGLKISQNVRCFGSECYNLIMFATGKCDIFYSTTTDYALRAAFSLIIRESGGMLIPTTCGILSSNNHLIEKIKPLIT from the coding sequence ATGCAACCAACGACAAACTCTCTAATCACCGCAACTCGTAAAGCCACAAAATTTTTGCAAAGAGATTTTTTTGAACTAGAAATGCTACAAAACTCTAGCCGTGGTACTCAAGAATTTTGTACAAACTCTTATCTACGTACTAAAAATTTCTTAAAAGAAGAATTACAAAAACATTATCAATTTTTATTTTTTGCAGATGAAAAATATTCGGTTAATGACGAAGCAACAATAATAGTATTTGTTAATCCTATAGAAGGAATACAAAATCTTGGCAAAAGCATACCATTTTTTGCAATTACAGTTACATATTTAAAAAAAATACAGCAAGAATTTGTTCCCATTTTTAGCATCATAAATTTTCCTGTGCTTAATGAAGTTTATTACGCTGAAAAAGGTAGCGGTGTTTGGAGTGAATCAGATTCTAGAACTAGTAGCAAAGTTACCAGACTACGCGCCTCCAGCTGCGGTAATATAGAACAAGCTATAGTAGTTACTAATGATACAACCACTGGTTTAAAGATATCGCAAAACGTTAGATGTTTTGGCTCTGAGTGTTATAATCTAATTATGTTTGCTACCGGCAAATGTGACATTTTCTATAGCACAACTACTGATTACGCTTTAAGAGCAGCATTCTCCCTTATAATACGAGAAAGCGGAGGTATGCTTATACCAACTACATGCGGTATATTATCCTCAAACAACCATTTGATAGAAAAAATTAAACCACTTATTACTTAA
- the efp gene encoding elongation factor P has protein sequence MKISANSIRAGNILVYESDLWVVTKTPEHTKPGKGGAYVQVEMKNLKAGTKVIERFSSSDYVERAQLEQRDLQFLYIEDDNLVLMDNETFEQILISQKILGDKLPFLTDNMVITVEFYEEVPIKAELPHTIVAEIAETDPVIKGSTVTSSYKPAILTNGIKVMVPSYLVTGEKIVIKTEDVSFVERAK, from the coding sequence ATGAAAATTTCAGCAAATTCAATCAGAGCAGGCAATATTTTAGTATATGAAAGTGATTTATGGGTTGTCACTAAAACGCCAGAACATACCAAACCTGGTAAAGGCGGAGCTTATGTACAGGTAGAAATGAAAAACTTGAAAGCAGGAACCAAAGTTATTGAAAGATTTAGTTCTTCTGACTATGTCGAACGAGCTCAACTGGAACAAAGAGATTTACAATTTTTATATATAGAAGATGATAATCTAGTATTAATGGACAATGAAACTTTTGAACAAATTCTTATAAGCCAGAAAATTCTGGGAGACAAGCTGCCTTTTCTTACCGATAATATGGTTATTACAGTTGAATTTTATGAAGAAGTTCCTATTAAAGCAGAACTGCCACACACCATCGTTGCTGAGATTGCTGAAACTGATCCGGTAATAAAAGGATCTACCGTTACTTCTTCTTACAAACCGGCAATTTTAACTAATGGCATAAAAGTAATGGTACCTTCATACCTAGTTACTGGAGAAAAGATTGTTATTAAAACGGAAGATGTGAGTTTTGTTGAGCGAGCAAAATAA
- the cmk gene encoding (d)CMP kinase: protein MISLKTRAFDLQHRFVIALDGPSASGKGLVGKMLAQFFSLQYFQSSLLYRGLAWMCIDAGIDPENKLKIIKLLSTDPDILLITTKADLSDEHVGEYASKIATMLEVRAELNKYQIKLIADTPRIIMEGRDIATVIAPQADLKIFLTADVAIRAERRYKQLQLEGKKYILNEIKHQLITRDLRDQGRSIAPLIQTADALVIDTSNLMPDTVIARIEEFILTG from the coding sequence ATAATAAGTTTAAAAACTAGAGCTTTTGATTTGCAACATCGTTTTGTTATTGCTCTTGATGGTCCTTCTGCTTCTGGAAAAGGGTTGGTTGGGAAAATGCTTGCACAATTTTTTAGCTTGCAATATTTTCAATCCAGCTTGCTATATAGAGGGCTAGCATGGATGTGTATTGATGCAGGAATAGATCCAGAAAATAAGCTGAAGATAATTAAATTATTATCAACTGATCCGGACATTTTGCTAATTACCACTAAAGCCGATTTAAGTGATGAACATGTCGGAGAATATGCTTCAAAAATTGCAACTATGCTTGAGGTAAGAGCAGAGCTAAATAAATATCAAATAAAATTAATTGCTGATACCCCTCGAATTATCATGGAAGGCAGAGACATTGCTACGGTGATAGCGCCTCAAGCTGATTTAAAGATTTTTCTCACTGCTGACGTTGCTATAAGAGCTGAACGACGATATAAACAGTTGCAGCTTGAAGGCAAAAAATATATACTTAATGAGATTAAACATCAGTTGATTACAAGAGATTTACGAGATCAGGGGCGTAGTATTGCTCCGTTAATTCAAACTGCTGATGCTTTAGTTATAGATACTTCAAATCTTATGCCAGATACTGTGATTGCTAGGATTGAAGAATTTATTTTAACCGGATAG
- a CDS encoding 30S ribosomal protein S1, with translation MQKIKKRFIPQFVHLTESQEGQEDFAALLEQVNTSHVKEGTVVKGQVISVEKDVVVVDVGLKNEGRVPKEEFALSKNQQFPQIGDIVDVYVEKIEGRNGRTILSREKAIREESWVHLETACDKGEFVNGVIFGRVKGGFTVDLSGVVAFLPGSQVDVRPIKDMSALMGIVQPFQILKMDKKLGNIVVSRRAILEESRSEARDEMLSKIKEGMVLEGVVKNITDYGAFIDLGSLDGLLHVTDISWSRINHPSEILALGQKVKVMVIKFHEDTKRISLGMKQLDDNPWQNIKEEFPVGKIMTGKVANIADYGAFIELKDGIEGLVHSSEISWIKSTQHPKKLLTIGQEVQFIILEIDTDKHRISLSIKQCNENPLVKFAVTHPVGSILRAPIRNITDFGMFVAIDENIDGMIHETDISWDGKGTELLKSYAKGDIVECKVLSIDIEKERISLGIKQLKEELVEVDELDEFKKGQALTCVVTAIKEDGIEVNINDKASGVIKKAELSSDKIDQKPERFVAGDRVDAKVISVDKSSRKVVLSIKALEIEERTKAIKEYGSADSGASLGDILGMALGKDN, from the coding sequence ATGCAAAAAATAAAAAAGAGATTTATCCCACAATTTGTACATCTTACTGAGTCTCAAGAAGGGCAAGAAGATTTTGCAGCTTTGCTTGAGCAAGTAAACACTAGCCACGTAAAAGAGGGAACGGTAGTCAAGGGGCAAGTAATTAGTGTCGAGAAAGATGTAGTAGTAGTTGATGTTGGCTTGAAAAATGAGGGTAGAGTCCCTAAAGAGGAATTTGCGCTATCAAAAAATCAACAGTTTCCACAAATTGGTGACATTGTTGATGTGTATGTTGAAAAGATCGAAGGTCGTAATGGTAGAACTATCTTAAGCCGAGAAAAGGCTATAAGAGAAGAATCATGGGTACATTTAGAGACTGCATGTGATAAAGGTGAATTCGTTAATGGTGTAATTTTTGGTCGAGTTAAAGGTGGTTTTACTGTCGATCTTTCTGGAGTTGTAGCGTTCCTACCTGGAAGCCAAGTGGATGTAAGACCGATAAAAGATATGTCAGCATTGATGGGTATTGTTCAACCTTTCCAAATACTTAAGATGGATAAAAAACTTGGTAATATTGTGGTATCAAGGCGTGCTATTTTAGAAGAATCAAGATCAGAAGCTCGCGATGAAATGTTGTCAAAGATTAAAGAAGGCATGGTTCTTGAAGGCGTAGTAAAAAATATTACCGATTATGGAGCTTTTATTGATTTAGGTAGTTTAGATGGGTTGTTGCATGTCACTGATATTTCCTGGAGTAGAATCAATCATCCTTCTGAAATATTGGCATTAGGCCAAAAAGTAAAAGTTATGGTCATTAAGTTTCATGAAGATACTAAGCGTATCTCTTTAGGAATGAAACAGCTTGATGATAATCCATGGCAGAATATAAAAGAAGAATTTCCTGTCGGCAAAATTATGACTGGTAAAGTAGCTAATATTGCAGATTATGGTGCTTTTATTGAGTTAAAAGATGGAATTGAGGGGCTAGTACATTCTAGTGAAATTAGTTGGATTAAATCGACGCAACATCCTAAAAAACTGTTGACTATCGGTCAGGAAGTACAATTTATAATCTTAGAAATAGATACAGACAAACATAGAATATCGCTCAGTATTAAACAATGTAATGAAAATCCTTTGGTAAAATTCGCTGTTACTCACCCTGTAGGTAGTATTCTACGCGCTCCAATTAGAAATATTACGGATTTTGGGATGTTTGTCGCAATTGATGAAAATATTGATGGCATGATCCATGAGACCGATATTAGTTGGGATGGTAAAGGCACAGAACTATTAAAATCTTATGCCAAAGGTGATATAGTAGAGTGTAAAGTTCTGTCAATTGATATTGAAAAAGAACGTATCAGTTTAGGTATCAAGCAATTGAAAGAAGAGCTTGTTGAAGTTGATGAGTTGGATGAATTTAAAAAAGGTCAAGCTCTTACCTGCGTCGTAACTGCGATTAAAGAAGATGGTATAGAAGTTAATATCAATGATAAAGCAAGCGGAGTGATTAAAAAAGCAGAGCTTTCTAGTGATAAAATTGATCAAAAACCTGAAAGATTTGTAGCTGGAGATAGAGTAGATGCCAAAGTAATTTCTGTTGATAAGTCTTCACGTAAAGTAGTTTTATCAATAAAAGCGCTTGAAATAGAAGAGCGTACGAAAGCTATAAAAGAATATGGTTCTGCTGATAGTGGAGCAAGTCTTGGTGATATACTAGGGATGGCGCTAGGTAAAGATAACTAG
- the murA gene encoding UDP-N-acetylglucosamine 1-carboxyvinyltransferase, translating to MDSIVIVGGTPLKGTIEVSGSKNAALPIMACAMLTADKLILHNVPRLADIRTMKVLLEQHGAIIEVHNNHKSSTLIIDCSTINNLIAHYDMVRKMRASIWVLGPLLARFGTAEVSLPGGCAIGARQVDLHLAILESMGAIIEIKHGYIYATTNGHRLRGVHFCFNKVSVGATINAIMAATLAEGTTLLSNCAQEPEIVDLCNCLNKMGANIVGIGTSELEIIGSPSLHGAEYRIMPDRIEAGTYMIAASITKGDVTISGIDYHIVENLALKLTSTGVLVAPTDNGITVRCTDTLRSVDMQTQVYPGFATDLQAQFMSLMTVSQGVSVITENIFENRFMHVPELNRMGANIIVNANTAVVRGVDHLSGAEVMASDLRASVSLILAGLVAVGETKVRRVYHLDRGYQALEEKLASCGAQVRRVAGDAI from the coding sequence ATGGATAGTATAGTTATTGTAGGTGGTACTCCACTTAAAGGCACTATAGAAGTAAGTGGTTCTAAGAATGCTGCTTTGCCAATTATGGCTTGTGCAATGTTAACTGCAGACAAACTAATATTGCATAATGTACCTAGACTTGCAGATATACGCACTATGAAAGTTTTGCTTGAACAGCATGGGGCAATAATAGAAGTTCATAATAATCATAAGAGTTCAACCCTTATTATTGATTGTAGTACCATTAATAATCTTATTGCACACTATGATATGGTGCGTAAAATGCGTGCTTCAATATGGGTATTAGGACCGTTGCTTGCCAGATTTGGTACAGCCGAAGTTTCACTTCCTGGAGGATGTGCTATCGGCGCAAGACAAGTAGATCTACATTTAGCTATACTTGAGTCTATGGGTGCGATTATTGAGATAAAGCATGGATATATTTATGCTACTACCAATGGTCATAGATTACGAGGAGTGCATTTTTGTTTTAATAAAGTATCGGTAGGAGCTACTATCAATGCAATTATGGCAGCAACTTTGGCAGAAGGGACAACATTGTTGTCTAATTGTGCCCAAGAGCCAGAAATAGTTGATTTGTGTAACTGTCTAAACAAAATGGGAGCCAATATTGTTGGTATAGGTACTAGTGAGCTAGAAATTATAGGTTCACCTTCATTACATGGTGCTGAATATAGAATAATGCCAGACAGAATTGAAGCTGGCACATATATGATAGCAGCTTCAATTACTAAAGGCGACGTAACTATTAGTGGTATAGATTATCATATAGTAGAAAATTTGGCACTAAAATTAACTAGTACTGGTGTACTAGTTGCTCCGACTGATAATGGTATAACAGTAAGATGCACTGATACACTCAGATCAGTCGATATGCAAACACAAGTATATCCTGGGTTTGCTACTGACCTACAAGCGCAATTTATGAGTTTAATGACTGTTAGTCAGGGAGTATCGGTGATCACTGAGAATATTTTTGAGAATAGGTTTATGCATGTTCCAGAATTAAATCGGATGGGTGCTAATATAATAGTTAACGCTAACACTGCTGTAGTGCGTGGAGTGGATCACCTTAGTGGTGCTGAGGTAATGGCAAGTGATCTTAGAGCTTCAGTATCATTGATACTTGCTGGTCTTGTAGCAGTTGGAGAAACAAAGGTACGTCGTGTGTATCATTTGGATAGAGGGTATCAGGCTTTGGAAGAAAAATTAGCTAGTTGTGGAGCTCAGGTAAGAAGAGTAGCTGGTGATGCAATATAA
- a CDS encoding SH3 domain-containing protein, with the protein MITQKKMIKNNSITSFLIIIYLLYSGIVQADNKKLSLPRFVSIKSNEVNARTGPHFKSSIEWIFIKKGEPVEIIEEYEQWRLVRDLKGEGGWIHASVLSAKRFIVVIGKDIVPMLASPNNKNKIIIKLAPNVRCQLHKAIENWCKIQCGEYKGWLQKEFLWGVYTDEKL; encoded by the coding sequence ATGATAACTCAGAAGAAAATGATTAAAAATAATTCTATAACAAGCTTTTTGATAATTATCTATTTATTATATTCTGGGATTGTTCAAGCAGATAATAAAAAATTATCACTACCTAGATTTGTTTCTATTAAATCTAATGAAGTTAACGCTAGAACTGGACCACATTTTAAATCATCTATTGAATGGATATTTATAAAAAAAGGAGAGCCTGTAGAAATTATTGAAGAATATGAACAATGGCGACTAGTTCGAGATCTTAAAGGCGAAGGAGGTTGGATTCATGCAAGTGTATTATCTGCCAAACGATTTATAGTGGTTATTGGCAAGGATATTGTACCAATGCTAGCTTCACCGAACAATAAAAATAAAATTATTATAAAACTAGCGCCCAATGTTCGGTGCCAACTTCATAAAGCTATCGAAAATTGGTGTAAAATTCAATGTGGAGAATATAAAGGATGGTTACAAAAAGAATTTTTATGGGGAGTTTATACTGATGAAAAGCTGTGA